The Antarcticibacterium sp. 1MA-6-2 genome has a window encoding:
- a CDS encoding glycosyltransferase family 4 protein, protein MTRNIKVLVYGEWPNQSNNILPFFTASFPEKEIFDAKEKSFNNPFRFLFVGNLVRGKNPLKAIKMVQELQTLMGLNQESWQLHLNIYGDGPERAMLEYYCEKHNLKRLVRFKGNRTLEELKMAYEDAHFVILPSQSEGWPKAVAEGMFFGCIPIATAVSCVPWMLNYGSRGILIPDLGKREEEREKGERVESGKWKEESHEVLDETVKKIVKIIKDPVEMRRISRQAQEWSQQYTVEKFEEAIKKVLPPQAPKGEQQKIV, encoded by the coding sequence TTGACAAGGAACATTAAGGTATTAGTATATGGAGAATGGCCTAATCAGTCGAATAATATTTTACCTTTCTTTACAGCTTCTTTTCCTGAGAAGGAAATTTTTGATGCTAAGGAAAAGAGCTTTAACAATCCGTTTCGTTTTTTGTTCGTGGGTAATCTGGTTCGGGGAAAAAATCCGCTGAAGGCGATAAAGATGGTACAGGAACTTCAGACTTTGATGGGCCTTAATCAGGAAAGTTGGCAATTACACTTAAACATCTATGGAGACGGTCCCGAACGTGCAATGCTGGAATATTATTGTGAAAAACATAATCTTAAACGGCTGGTGAGATTTAAAGGAAACCGTACTTTGGAAGAGCTTAAAATGGCATATGAGGATGCTCATTTCGTTATTTTGCCTTCACAATCTGAAGGATGGCCAAAAGCAGTTGCTGAAGGCATGTTCTTTGGTTGTATTCCTATTGCTACGGCCGTAAGCTGTGTGCCATGGATGCTTAATTACGGGAGTCGTGGTATATTAATTCCGGATTTAGGAAAAAGAGAAGAGGAAAGAGAGAAGGGAGAAAGAGTGGAGAGTGGAAAGTGGAAAGAGGAAAGTCATGAGGTGTTAGATGAGACGGTGAAGAAGATAGTTAAAATTATAAAGGATCCTGTTGAGATGAGGAGGATATCGCGACAGGCACAGGAATGGAGTCAACAGTATACGGTGGAGAAGTTTGAAGAGGCTATAAAGAAAGTTTTGCCCCCCCAGGCCCCGAAGGGGGAGCAACAAAAAATTGTATGA
- a CDS encoding glycosyltransferase family 2 protein — protein MILLVHKRAANITEVWKGTERINFSKDLCQCFWQLAEEFPDEVIVWVEEDIFPFFRPEGLQDILAHNRVMLSYAVKTKFLSGEIGFVDQLPFINIKSGVKYPTWRMSSDVGGIKAATLLKFKKHFLNIIDFNYLLNSIAKVGQQNGLFCYSHPGLVKSTVESKPVATAGTKHLFSFVYQHYNTIWLFVLFFCMLKYEKKFPLWSLFGSFFNTKFFGKEVDLLKTEKRPDNLTEDILKKIDVIIPTIGRPEYLKQVVGDLSQQTLLPERVIIVEQQPEANVGSELDDFLKKEWPFQVVHIFTHRTYSMMARNKALKKVKSEWIFLPMMIFGWQRIFSLKLLMKLFV, from the coding sequence ATGATTTTACTAGTTCACAAAAGAGCCGCAAACATAACTGAGGTATGGAAAGGAACTGAGAGAATTAATTTTTCAAAAGATCTATGTCAATGCTTTTGGCAGCTGGCCGAAGAGTTTCCTGATGAAGTAATAGTTTGGGTGGAAGAAGATATATTTCCTTTCTTTCGACCTGAGGGATTGCAGGATATACTTGCACATAATCGGGTGATGCTATCGTACGCTGTAAAAACAAAGTTTCTTTCCGGAGAAATTGGGTTTGTCGATCAGCTACCATTTATTAATATAAAATCAGGAGTGAAATATCCTACCTGGAGAATGAGCAGTGACGTTGGAGGTATAAAAGCAGCTACTCTTCTAAAATTTAAGAAGCACTTCCTGAATATAATAGATTTTAATTATTTGCTTAATTCTATTGCCAAGGTGGGGCAGCAAAATGGTTTGTTCTGCTACTCACATCCCGGCCTTGTAAAATCTACAGTGGAGAGTAAACCCGTAGCAACAGCAGGCACTAAACATTTATTTTCATTTGTTTATCAACATTACAATACTATATGGCTCTTTGTCTTATTTTTCTGTATGTTGAAATATGAAAAAAAGTTTCCTCTGTGGTCTCTTTTCGGATCTTTCTTTAACACCAAATTTTTCGGTAAGGAAGTAGATCTTTTAAAAACGGAAAAAAGACCTGACAACTTAACAGAAGATATTTTGAAAAAAATAGATGTAATTATTCCCACTATAGGTCGGCCGGAGTATTTAAAGCAGGTAGTGGGAGATCTAAGCCAGCAAACCCTTCTTCCTGAAAGAGTAATTATAGTAGAACAACAACCGGAAGCCAATGTTGGATCAGAATTGGATGATTTTTTAAAAAAGGAATGGCCTTTTCAGGTGGTACATATTTTTACCCATAGAACTTATAGCATGATGGCCAGAAATAAAGCATTGAAAAAGGTTAAATCAGAGTGGATTTTTTTGCCGATGATGATATTCGGGTGGCAAAGGATATTCTCGCTAAAACTCTTGATGAAGCTTTTCGTTTAA
- a CDS encoding glycosyltransferase family 4 protein, giving the protein MKTVFLAFTLKNSSVADFFVELANRLSLTYKVIIFSHAVEENSLSINKEIIIKKWPSPRPTRMADLVFLQRMIKKYRPQIMISNFAAVNLFLIVGFFYRIPQRIAWYHTLYAQIKKNRILKFRKQFIYKLATHVIANSTASKKDLVEHFGVAKSKIFVVHNALHRAEIINTGNPDQVVYAGRLDAVKGLLTLIKAMSIVVKDYPSVKLHIVGDEKTGDQVEKIKEMVKDLKLTENIIFRGNISRNQVLKEFSKAWFTIVPSHVEAFGYVVIESFSVGTPVVGSKTTGISEIIRDKKDGFLFRVQNFNELAEKMILLLKDHNLRNEMSINCKRNFEENFELSSSVERLNKILNLT; this is encoded by the coding sequence ATGAAAACTGTATTTTTAGCTTTTACTTTAAAAAATAGCTCGGTTGCCGATTTTTTTGTAGAATTAGCTAATCGATTAAGTCTTACTTATAAAGTAATAATTTTTTCCCACGCGGTAGAGGAAAATTCCTTATCTATTAACAAGGAAATTATAATTAAAAAATGGCCTTCACCTCGTCCAACCCGAATGGCTGATTTGGTTTTTCTTCAAAGAATGATCAAAAAATATCGGCCACAGATAATGATTTCAAACTTTGCAGCCGTAAACTTATTTCTTATAGTAGGGTTCTTTTATAGAATTCCTCAACGCATTGCCTGGTACCATACTTTATATGCCCAAATTAAGAAGAACAGAATTTTAAAGTTTAGGAAACAATTTATTTATAAACTGGCGACTCATGTTATTGCAAATTCAACAGCGTCTAAAAAAGATTTGGTGGAGCATTTCGGAGTAGCAAAATCCAAAATCTTCGTTGTGCATAATGCGCTACATCGAGCTGAAATAATAAATACTGGAAATCCTGACCAAGTAGTTTATGCAGGTAGACTTGATGCTGTAAAAGGTTTATTAACCTTAATCAAAGCAATGTCTATTGTAGTTAAAGACTATCCTTCTGTAAAACTGCACATTGTTGGAGATGAAAAAACAGGCGATCAGGTAGAAAAAATTAAAGAGATGGTGAAGGATCTAAAGTTGACGGAGAATATTATCTTCAGAGGGAATATATCCCGAAATCAGGTCCTGAAAGAGTTTTCTAAAGCCTGGTTTACGATAGTTCCTTCACACGTCGAAGCTTTTGGATACGTAGTTATTGAAAGTTTTTCTGTAGGAACACCAGTTGTAGGATCTAAAACTACAGGTATTTCCGAAATTATAAGGGATAAAAAAGATGGTTTTCTTTTTAGAGTTCAAAATTTCAATGAACTTGCAGAAAAAATGATCTTACTATTAAAGGATCATAATCTAAGGAATGAAATGAGCATAAACTGCAAAAGAAATTTTGAAGAAAATTTTGAGCTTTCTTCCTCAGTTGAACGCCTCAATAAAATTCTCAATTTAACATAA
- a CDS encoding glycosyltransferase has product MLKVTVHFNSTLPHFSQVFAGLEFLGTRKNISLAYHLDPGKYPVNILKLEINGKTVFFDLADNNRIDLSLYNECDFYVKRMLLKKDREQLERLIPYGLYYPVFFSNRNLKFLFLEDPSYWRYSLKYFPFLSRSLNLKDSIATNHLRRMHSEPADRKKVIFRSRLWDAGERHPEWKRDKRKLLNEERVKMNKILAKQLGSDFIGGIRRDSFSEKICSDLLLDENEFHRKNYLEVLRGCSIGITSPGLEESVGAKFGEYMAFGLAVVTNPVDVYEFLGPLENERHYLDYETPEECLEKTLLLYSNDSLRAKMQQENTAYYKEWLHPGLKLQKIIELIQTK; this is encoded by the coding sequence GTGCTGAAAGTCACCGTACATTTTAATTCGACATTACCTCATTTTAGCCAGGTCTTTGCCGGGCTGGAATTCCTTGGCACCAGAAAAAATATAAGTCTGGCATACCATCTGGATCCGGGGAAATATCCTGTTAACATTTTGAAACTGGAAATTAATGGAAAGACTGTCTTTTTTGATCTTGCAGATAACAATAGGATAGATTTGTCTCTTTACAATGAATGCGACTTCTATGTAAAAAGGATGCTATTAAAGAAAGATCGTGAGCAATTGGAAAGGCTAATTCCTTACGGTCTTTACTACCCTGTTTTTTTTAGTAATCGGAACCTCAAATTCCTTTTTCTTGAAGATCCTTCTTACTGGAGATATTCCTTAAAATATTTTCCTTTTCTTTCCCGGTCTTTAAATTTAAAGGATTCTATCGCCACAAATCATTTAAGGCGGATGCATTCGGAACCAGCGGACAGGAAAAAAGTAATTTTCCGATCCCGACTCTGGGATGCGGGGGAACGTCATCCTGAATGGAAAAGAGATAAAAGAAAACTCCTGAATGAGGAGCGTGTGAAAATGAACAAGATATTAGCCAAACAACTGGGTTCTGATTTTATAGGTGGTATTAGAAGAGATAGTTTTTCTGAGAAAATTTGCTCGGACCTGTTGCTTGATGAAAATGAATTTCATCGGAAGAATTATCTGGAGGTGTTGAGAGGGTGTTCTATAGGAATAACGAGCCCGGGCCTTGAAGAAAGTGTAGGAGCCAAATTTGGGGAGTATATGGCTTTTGGCCTGGCTGTTGTCACAAATCCGGTGGACGTGTATGAATTTCTTGGTCCTTTGGAAAATGAAAGACATTATCTGGATTACGAAACACCGGAAGAATGCCTTGAAAAAACTTTACTTCTGTACTCCAATGACAGCCTCAGGGCGAAAATGCAACAAGAAAATACGGCTTATTATAAAGAGTGGTTACACCCAGGTTTAAAGCTGCAGAAAATTATTGAACTAATACAAACAAAATGA
- a CDS encoding glycosyltransferase family 2 protein — protein MRFSLIICTYKRPAPLLRLLDSVGKQEAKPDEILIIDGSPDSNTLKALEKENYPLVKYFQVKEKDRGLTRQRNFGIRQLNIRSEVVCFLDDDVVLEKSYFENLLETYYKKPDAVGVGGYILNEVKWEKKKIRLRIESLKLMDGPETLAAGICCERNLDY, from the coding sequence ATGCGTTTTAGCCTGATCATATGTACCTATAAGCGTCCTGCACCACTCCTGAGGCTCCTGGATTCTGTGGGGAAACAGGAAGCAAAACCTGATGAGATCCTGATAATTGATGGTTCTCCCGATAGCAATACCTTGAAAGCGTTAGAAAAGGAAAATTATCCTTTAGTTAAGTATTTCCAGGTAAAGGAGAAAGATCGGGGTCTTACCCGCCAACGGAATTTCGGGATCAGGCAGCTCAATATTAGATCTGAAGTAGTTTGTTTCCTGGACGATGATGTGGTACTTGAAAAAAGCTATTTCGAAAATCTTTTGGAAACTTACTATAAAAAACCTGATGCAGTTGGAGTGGGAGGTTATATTCTAAATGAGGTGAAGTGGGAAAAAAAGAAAATCCGGCTTCGTATAGAGAGTTTAAAATTGATGGATGGACCAGAAACCTTGGCAGCAGGAATTTGCTGCGAAAGAAATTTGGACTATTAA
- a CDS encoding bifunctional 2-polyprenyl-6-hydroxyphenol methylase/3-demethylubiquinol 3-O-methyltransferase UbiG encodes MKKDEEDIIEINKRQQIFYDTKEKNWATKIWYSLRNRNLQKIRKSLNLEKQIQELHLEWCGDLSNKKVLDLGCYEGNSLSIYLAHNSKEYLAIDLSEKGINHLSGRIKNIENAQAVVVDFLSEDFQEGSFDLIYAYGVLHHFKNTNQLIARLKEKLNENGTIISNDPLMTSFPVKVARGIYRPFQSDKDWEWPFTRKTYYKFAAAFEIKDRRGMLGRVKKLMLLNLLPFSEQKKTMIAEKWHNKDWENSRHSDIELFRCMHITMLMQKKN; translated from the coding sequence ATGAAAAAAGATGAGGAAGACATTATAGAAATAAATAAGAGGCAACAGATCTTTTATGACACCAAAGAAAAGAATTGGGCCACAAAGATCTGGTATTCTCTCCGTAATAGGAATCTTCAAAAGATTAGGAAAAGCCTGAACCTTGAGAAGCAAATTCAGGAATTGCACCTGGAATGGTGTGGAGATCTTTCAAATAAAAAAGTCTTGGATCTTGGTTGCTATGAAGGCAATTCCCTCTCTATATATCTGGCCCATAACTCTAAGGAGTACCTGGCTATCGACCTCAGTGAGAAAGGAATTAATCATCTTAGCGGTAGAATTAAGAATATTGAAAATGCACAAGCCGTTGTCGTAGATTTTCTTTCTGAAGATTTTCAAGAAGGTAGTTTTGATCTTATATATGCATATGGGGTGTTGCATCATTTTAAAAATACCAATCAATTAATTGCACGTCTTAAGGAGAAGCTTAACGAAAATGGAACAATTATAAGTAATGATCCTTTAATGACAAGCTTTCCTGTAAAAGTAGCCAGAGGAATTTACAGACCATTCCAGAGCGATAAGGATTGGGAATGGCCTTTTACAAGAAAAACCTACTATAAATTTGCTGCTGCTTTTGAAATAAAAGATCGAAGAGGGATGCTGGGCAGGGTAAAAAAATTGATGTTGTTAAACCTCTTACCTTTTTCTGAACAAAAAAAAACAATGATAGCCGAGAAATGGCATAATAAGGATTGGGAGAATTCAAGACATTCTGATATAGAATTGTTTCGTTGTATGCATATAACGATGTTGATGCAAAAGAAGAATTAA
- a CDS encoding O-antigen ligase: MIFYETGKYAVIIFLAIGMFFKGTSSKTVPYWTYLLILIPGIVVASITMSLEGDFRRSVIFNLSGPVCLGVAAIYCYYKKIKQQDFQKVIMMLLLPLISQAVYLYLYTPTLHEGIISLSGNYAATGGYGPNQISTVMGLGAFLLVTRLFTVKNKLINIIDLLLLAFMGYRAVITFSRGGVLTALICIAAFILFFYIKQNKRELTGINLKIFILLGSIGAIWLLSSVNTFGLIENRYAGRDAAGQLKDDITTGRVELVTTELQAFYDHPLTGIGAGKGYEYREETLGIEIASHNEISRLLSEHGILGIVALLILIFVPIVFWTKFKNNYYFLAFVAFWFLTINHSAMRIALLTFVYGLALLYIVDEKKDPVYRKRLSS, encoded by the coding sequence ATGATCTTTTATGAAACCGGGAAATATGCGGTAATAATATTCTTAGCGATTGGTATGTTTTTTAAAGGAACATCATCAAAAACGGTTCCTTACTGGACATACCTTTTAATTTTAATTCCCGGTATAGTTGTAGCCTCCATTACAATGAGCTTAGAAGGTGATTTCAGAAGGTCAGTTATTTTTAATCTAAGTGGACCAGTTTGTCTTGGGGTTGCAGCTATTTATTGCTATTACAAAAAGATAAAACAACAAGATTTTCAGAAGGTCATTATGATGCTACTGTTACCTCTCATTTCGCAGGCTGTTTATTTATACTTATATACTCCAACCCTTCATGAGGGTATTATAAGTTTATCCGGCAATTATGCCGCGACTGGCGGTTATGGACCTAATCAAATATCAACGGTAATGGGCCTGGGAGCCTTTCTTCTTGTGACAAGACTTTTTACAGTAAAAAATAAGCTTATAAATATAATTGATCTTTTATTACTCGCATTTATGGGATATCGTGCAGTTATTACCTTTTCCAGAGGAGGGGTTCTTACAGCTCTTATTTGTATAGCCGCCTTTATTTTGTTTTTTTACATAAAACAGAACAAGAGAGAATTGACTGGAATTAATCTGAAAATTTTTATTTTACTAGGATCTATTGGTGCAATATGGCTGCTCTCTTCTGTAAATACTTTCGGTTTAATCGAAAACAGATATGCAGGGAGAGATGCGGCAGGACAATTAAAAGATGATATTACTACTGGAAGAGTAGAGTTAGTAACAACAGAATTACAAGCATTTTACGACCATCCTTTGACTGGTATTGGAGCAGGAAAAGGTTATGAGTATAGAGAAGAAACATTAGGTATAGAAATAGCTTCTCATAATGAAATCAGTCGTTTACTTTCGGAACATGGAATACTAGGTATCGTTGCACTACTTATTCTTATCTTTGTCCCCATAGTTTTTTGGACGAAGTTCAAAAACAACTACTATTTTCTGGCTTTTGTGGCCTTTTGGTTTTTAACAATTAACCACTCAGCAATGAGAATTGCACTGCTTACTTTTGTGTATGGGCTGGCATTATTATATATCGTAGATGAAAAAAAGGATCCTGTATATAGGAAACGACTTAGCAGTTAA
- a CDS encoding glycosyltransferase family 4 protein, whose translation MERITKVMGKTILYIGNKLSSSKTNPTTHATLEEGLKAEGYKVISASPVRNKILRLSHMILVFFKNFRRTDYVLIDVYSTQNYWYAVLLARLSAAFSKKYIPILHGGALKDRFNRSPNSTKKLLKNAWYIISPSHYLKEEVESLGYLNVKYIPNPLFLQKYEFKERNKFQPKLLWVRAFDRIYNPLLALKVLKILLEKYPGAELCMLGPDKDGSLEICRKFAKKNNLPVKFPGKLKKSEWAKLSVHYDIFLNSSEIDNTPVSVIEAMALGLLYCFY comes from the coding sequence GTGGAACGAATTACTAAAGTAATGGGTAAGACCATTCTCTACATAGGCAACAAACTTTCCTCCTCAAAAACCAATCCCACCACCCACGCTACCCTCGAAGAAGGCTTAAAAGCAGAAGGATACAAAGTGATTTCAGCATCTCCGGTAAGGAATAAGATCCTGAGGCTGTCACATATGATCCTGGTGTTCTTCAAAAATTTCCGAAGAACAGATTACGTGCTTATAGACGTTTACAGTACACAGAATTATTGGTACGCTGTTTTGCTAGCCCGACTTTCAGCAGCATTTTCTAAAAAATACATTCCTATTCTTCACGGCGGAGCTCTTAAAGATCGCTTTAACCGCTCTCCAAATTCTACTAAAAAACTTCTGAAAAATGCCTGGTATATTATTTCTCCGTCCCATTACTTAAAAGAGGAAGTAGAGAGCTTGGGGTATTTGAACGTAAAATATATTCCGAACCCGCTGTTCCTTCAGAAGTACGAATTCAAAGAAAGAAATAAGTTTCAGCCGAAGTTGTTATGGGTGAGGGCTTTTGACAGGATCTATAATCCGTTACTGGCATTAAAAGTCCTGAAAATTCTTCTGGAGAAATATCCCGGAGCAGAACTTTGTATGCTTGGCCCTGATAAAGATGGTAGCCTGGAAATATGCAGAAAGTTTGCTAAAAAGAATAATCTCCCGGTAAAATTTCCCGGCAAGCTGAAGAAAAGTGAATGGGCAAAACTTTCGGTTCACTATGATATATTTTTAAATTCCAGTGAGATCGATAACACACCTGTAAGTGTTATTGAGGCAATGGCCCTGGGCTTACTGTATTGTTTCTACTAA
- a CDS encoding glycosyltransferase family 2 protein translates to MAKDILAKTLDEAFRLNINCINLNCKQPGEKTIFHKVKQWGSFGSGTSMVRSRFVKGLRFSEVFEHGYGEDADFGMKLRKAGCDIIYHPLLEIKHLKAPVGGFRKKLGSGVGKG, encoded by the coding sequence GTGGCAAAGGATATTCTCGCTAAAACTCTTGATGAAGCTTTTCGTTTAAATATTAACTGCATAAATCTTAACTGTAAACAACCCGGAGAAAAGACCATTTTTCATAAGGTAAAACAATGGGGCAGTTTTGGTTCGGGAACCAGTATGGTTCGTAGCAGGTTCGTAAAGGGTCTAAGGTTTTCGGAAGTTTTTGAACATGGATATGGAGAGGATGCCGACTTTGGAATGAAATTACGCAAAGCGGGATGTGATATTATTTACCACCCCCTTCTGGAGATAAAACATTTAAAAGCCCCTGTTGGAGGTTTTCGAAAAAAGCTAGGTTCTGGAGTGGGAAAAGGATGA
- a CDS encoding glycosyltransferase family 4 protein produces MNVAPSSFLYNIFKEAGFENLQIIPNSIELNKYPFKERGSFTPSLLWVRRFQTRYNPMLAVKVLENLLLTYPDAELCMVGPEKDGSMKSCRAYAEKYRLPVKFTGKLKKKEWAEISTDYDIFLNTTNIDNTPISVIESMALGLAVISTDVGGMHYLISNKKDGLLVPPKDEVAMTAAVKQLVENPDETREMVQKAREKVSGFDWEIVKEQWNELLK; encoded by the coding sequence GTGAATGTGGCACCTTCTTCATTTCTGTATAATATCTTTAAAGAAGCAGGTTTTGAAAATCTGCAGATCATCCCGAATTCAATAGAGTTAAATAAATATCCTTTTAAGGAACGGGGGAGTTTTACACCCAGCCTTCTTTGGGTACGAAGGTTTCAAACCAGGTATAATCCTATGCTCGCGGTGAAAGTGCTGGAGAATTTACTCCTTACTTATCCCGATGCTGAATTGTGTATGGTAGGTCCCGAAAAGGACGGAAGTATGAAATCCTGCAGGGCATATGCAGAAAAATACCGACTTCCTGTAAAGTTCACAGGAAAACTGAAAAAGAAGGAATGGGCAGAAATTTCTACAGATTACGACATCTTCCTGAATACCACCAATATTGATAACACGCCTATAAGCGTCATTGAATCTATGGCGCTTGGGCTGGCAGTAATTTCTACCGATGTCGGCGGAATGCACTACCTGATAAGCAATAAAAAAGATGGCTTGCTGGTGCCACCAAAAGATGAAGTGGCGATGACAGCTGCAGTAAAACAGCTTGTGGAGAATCCTGATGAAACCCGGGAGATGGTGCAGAAGGCAAGGGAGAAAGTTTCCGGTTTTGACTGGGAGATCGTGAAGGAGCAGTGGAACGAATTACTAAAGTAA
- a CDS encoding glycosyltransferase family 49 protein — translation MVHQFEIYYHERNLQKFDLKIDREKLIEALLVNLEELFARIEAHHLPYAELYNELFSWYTFTRMHLAKHLLVAGSKFHAYSPAMSLQMLTLTSRIHPNQRLNYRFAKQLFRMNKDLKRLSTVPTAQAPLVPQNFPDLLKFAMWGIRSTADQFLIRRMMKSKNFHGLVSVISVYQLGSRLSASKNGTAHKSLF, via the coding sequence GTGGTTCATCAGTTTGAAATTTATTATCACGAGCGGAATCTTCAGAAATTTGACCTTAAAATAGACAGGGAGAAACTGATTGAAGCATTGCTGGTAAATCTTGAAGAATTATTTGCAAGAATAGAAGCGCATCATCTGCCTTATGCTGAATTATATAATGAACTTTTCTCCTGGTACACTTTTACCCGGATGCACCTGGCAAAACATCTTTTAGTGGCTGGTTCCAAATTTCACGCCTATTCCCCCGCAATGTCCCTGCAAATGCTTACTCTTACCAGCAGGATCCATCCTAACCAACGTCTTAATTACAGGTTTGCAAAACAATTATTCAGAATGAATAAAGATCTGAAGAGACTAAGCACTGTACCTACAGCTCAGGCTCCACTGGTACCTCAAAATTTTCCTGACCTGCTGAAATTTGCGATGTGGGGAATTCGCTCCACGGCAGATCAATTTTTGATTCGCCGGATGATGAAAAGTAAAAATTTCCATGGCTTGGTATCGGTTATTTCAGTCTATCAACTGGGCTCGCGTTTATCAGCATCCAAAAATGGAACAGCACATAAAAGCCTATTTTGA
- a CDS encoding glycosyltransferase, translated as MRVLQLIDSLRPGGAEKMAVNIANALLPHIDGSYLCCTRQEGLLKEQLKPEVEYLFLNKKSSLDLSAFLRLRKFIFRNKITIVHAHSTSFFLASIIKKSGLKFNLIWHDHYGESEFLEKREYKLLKFFSGSFTGIISVNSDLKNWAQKNLNCKNVVEIRNFISEPTPSLDQKTLIKDPEKSFKIICVANLRPQKDHFNLLSAFEMLDPTMSVSLHLIGENPGTLYSVAFLEAISKSPVKQKIFYYGTQTEIIYLLKQADLGILASKSEGLPLALLEYGMAGLPVVCTRVGKCAELIGSAGKIVERENPSALYNGILFYLRNRDKMKLDAERFKFQTEKFSEKEVLKNLLQCYKLC; from the coding sequence ATGAGGGTACTTCAACTTATTGACAGTTTGAGACCCGGGGGGGCAGAAAAGATGGCAGTAAATATTGCCAATGCTTTGCTGCCGCATATAGACGGATCTTATTTATGTTGTACTAGGCAGGAGGGGTTGCTAAAGGAACAGCTAAAACCGGAGGTGGAATATCTTTTTTTAAATAAAAAAAGTAGCCTGGATCTCTCTGCTTTTTTAAGACTAAGAAAATTTATTTTCAGGAATAAAATAACAATTGTCCATGCCCACAGCACCTCCTTTTTCCTTGCAAGTATTATTAAAAAATCAGGATTAAAATTTAATCTTATCTGGCACGACCATTACGGAGAGAGCGAATTTTTAGAAAAGAGGGAGTACAAACTACTAAAATTCTTCTCCGGCTCTTTTACGGGTATAATTTCAGTTAATTCTGATCTTAAAAATTGGGCACAAAAGAACCTGAACTGCAAAAATGTGGTAGAAATAAGAAATTTTATCTCTGAACCTACGCCTTCTTTAGATCAGAAGACACTTATAAAAGATCCTGAAAAATCTTTCAAAATTATTTGTGTCGCTAATTTGAGGCCGCAGAAGGATCATTTTAATCTCCTGAGCGCTTTTGAGATGCTGGATCCGACAATGTCTGTGAGTTTGCACTTGATTGGGGAAAATCCCGGCACTCTTTATTCAGTCGCTTTTTTAGAGGCCATAAGCAAATCTCCTGTTAAACAAAAAATTTTTTATTACGGAACTCAAACTGAAATAATATATTTATTAAAACAAGCTGATCTTGGAATATTAGCTTCAAAGTCTGAAGGTTTGCCATTAGCCTTACTGGAATATGGTATGGCAGGCTTACCTGTAGTCTGTACCCGGGTGGGTAAATGCGCAGAATTAATAGGTTCAGCAGGTAAAATAGTAGAGAGAGAAAATCCTTCAGCCCTCTATAATGGAATACTTTTTTATCTTAGAAACAGGGATAAAATGAAGCTTGATGCTGAACGTTTTAAATTTCAAACTGAAAAATTTTCGGAGAAAGAAGTGCTTAAAAATTTGCTTCAATGTTATAAGCTGTGCTAA